From the genome of Candidatus Defluviilinea proxima:
TTTTCCTCAGCCAATACACCGGAGACATACACAAGCAAAAGCAGTGAGGTCCACAGAGCCCATGTGGTCAACCTGTGCAAAAACACAAGATGACCCGCATCAGGTTGCGTCACTTGCATTGCACCGACCAACGCCTGCCCAAAGAACATCACAGCCAGAATGGTTGTCAAAGGCAATACAACTCGTTCTTCGCGTTGCTCTCTCCATGCCTTGCGGAACACGGCCAGCATCAAGATCGAAGCAACGCCCACAAGCGAGATATGCACCAACTTCATCCAACCTGCGGGTGCGGTGGGCGTGCAAATCGGCCAACCTTTGCAAAACGCTTCAGCGCCAGTCAACGAGACGATGCGCCCCGCAATCGTCAGTGCAAGCACGGCAAAGAACAACACAAATACATATCTTGAAAAAGATGACTTGAGAGAATATCTCATTCCTGTTTCCTCAAATAAAACGGATACCCCACAAACAAGATCGTGGCAAATGTGAACCACTGTAACGCGTACCCCATATGCGGGCCTTCGGTCAACTCGATCACAGGTTGCGAAGGGATCGGTGGCACAGTATCTGCTTCTTCTACATTCGGTTGAACATAAATTTTCAAAATGGGATACGGCATCTGAGGCGCGATCTTCTCGATATCGCCGTTATTCCACACCCAAAGCGGACTCCCGTCCGCAGGCAACGCGTCTGCTACGCCACCGAAAGCAGGTTTGGTCTGCCCAAGCCGCATCTGCCCTGTGACCGTGACCACACCGGGCTCATCGTACTTGCGCCAGTCTGCGGGCGCCGAATTGCCATCAGCGGGAATCCAGCCTCGGTCTACAAAAACAGCCGTCCCATTGGAAAGAAGCGGGGTCAATAGATGGTATCCATACTCGTTGCCATTGTATTGATTCCGCAAAGCGACCTGATTCTCGAAGTCATATTCCCCGGTAAACGAGACAGCCCGCCACTCCATTGTTTCAATGGCATCCGAGCCTGCAGAGTCCAAATCCAGCAAGGGCATGGCGCGCATGGACTCAACTTGCGCGTTGAATGCACGCCGCTGATCCAACCTATCCAATTGCCAGATGCCGAGGCGAGCACACACAGCCGTGCCAAGAAAAACTAGTATCGTAGTAAACAGCCACTTACGGCTGAACATTTTAAGCAGGAGCATTTTCGTTCTTCTTTGCAGGCATGGCAAAGCTATACAGCGCGATCAATATTGCCATGGGAAGGCCAGCATAGACGATGCCAAAGAGGCGTGTGCTGAGCGTAAGAGGATCATGTACATCCAGACCAAAATATCTGCCCGGCTGAAAGGTGCACTCGAAAGCCATATTTTCCACTTTACCTAGATGCATCTGCGCTGATGAATTCGCAGGGATCCACAAGGGACCGAGTTTATGATCAACCGCATCATTGTTCTTCACGGTGAGCGTATCTCCCACAACAAAGATCATATCCTTTGGAATGGACGGAGGTTGCTCCCCTCGCGCGACTTGTTCAGCCGTACCGGAAGGAATGGTCAATATTACTTCTTGAGGAGGACGCGCTGTTTCGCGCAGGAAGAGAAAAGGAACTTCACTGATCAAAGCGCCGATCACCAGGCCCATCACAAGCGATATGAAAAGTCTTTTGAACAAAAGAGACCGAGGCATTATTTACCTTCTTGTAAGAGTAAGTTGAGGTCATGGACAATATCGTCCACAGGTGTTCCAAAAATATACGAGACACGCATGTGCCCATCGCGATCGATCGTTGTGGTGCGTGCAGTATGATTTACAAGATACCCAGCCGCAGACGGGCTATCAACCACCTCGCGAAAAACACCGTACGCCTTCCATGTTTTCGAGAGTTCATCTTCTGTCCCGCTCAAGCCGATAAAACTGGAATTGAAATGGTTGACATACTCTTGTACACGTTGGGGCGTATCACGTTGTGGGTCAACCGTCACAAAAACAACTTGTACTTGTTCGGCATCATCTTTACTCAATAGCCCCAGTGCCTGATTTAGTTCCGCCAATGTGGTGGGACATACATCCGGGCAGGAGGTATACCCAAAGAAAAGAATGACGATCTTCCCACGCATCGCACTTAACTGGAGGCTGGTTCCATTCTCCTGGACCAATGTAAACTCTGGTGCAACAGGATACGGTTCGCCATAGGTTGTTCCGCGAAATAAATCGGGCTTGCCAAAAACAGTCACCCCAACAATAGTCAAGCCGATCAACAAAAATACAGCCAACCCTACTAACAATGTTTTTCTATCCATGCGGTATCCCTAAATAGTGTTTGTGAATTTGATAATTAATGATACACCCAAAAATCGGGGCGGCCCATCCGAGCCGCCCCGATCCATTACAACTCTAATCGAGTTCTCATATCGTTTTGAGTGAATTACACCAGTACTTTTCCTATGAGGTACAGCGCAGGGTAGAAGAAGATCCACACCACATCTATGAAGTGCCAGTAGATCGTGGCCGCTTCGACGGGGTAATGTTTTTCGTCGTACAAACCTTTTCGACCATTAAGCCATACGATGGCAAGGAAGACCAAACCTGTAAAAACATGGAAGGCGTGCATACCCGTCATCATGTAGAAGGCGGCACCAGCAGTGCTCGATGAAGGCGTCAGACCCTCATGCGCCGCAAGACGCCATTCGACAAAAATCACGCCGATCAAAAAGCCAAGACCGAGAATGAATGTGATCAAGGTGCTGTTGAGAAAACCTTGACGGTCGCCATTCTTCATCATAGTCTCGCCACGGTTCATGAAAAAGGACGAGACGAGGAGTACGCCTGTCACTACCAAGCCAAGTGTTTGATTCAAGTTCGGGCGGGTAAGGCCAAGCAAGTTCATGCGCATGACCAACAACCCGGCAAAAACAAAGGCGTCTGAGACCAGAAACAGCCAAAGTCCTAGTCGGTTGGTGCCAGTTTTGTACTCGTACGAGTCGTGGTCACCTTCGCTATCGGTGCTCAACTGGTAAACATGCATGTAATAGTAAACAACCAACCCCGCCTTCACGAGCGCTACAAGCACCAAAACCGTAACCGAATCAAAGGTGACAGCGATGCCAAACTCAAGCAAGGTCAGGATGCCGAGGTAGACGAAAATAAGTACGCCCTGCCCCAGCATGGATGCTTTATCTTGTTTATGTGTCATTGTATTCTTCCTCCCCTTTTAGTGTTTCTTCCCGCCATCAGCGGAAATAAATTCAACGTACTTCGAACCGGGCAGACCGTAGTCATACGGTTCACCGACCACCTCAAAGGGAACATCATAGTTATGAACGGGCATCGGCGAAGGAACCTGCCACTCGGGAGAGCGCGAATTCCAAATATTGCCTTCCGCTTTTTCACCGTTCTTAATGCTATTGAAGAAGTTGATGAAGAAGATCAAAACGGACAAGGCAATGCCAAACGCAAAGATGGTCAATAACAGGTGTGTGAAATCGAAACCAAGCGCGGGATCATAGTCCGCGATACGGCGGCGCATTCCCAAGAGACCGATGCGCATCATGCCAAAGGTCAAGAAGAGGAATGAGGGGGTCATCAACCAGAAGTGAACCTTACCCCAGAACTCGTTCATGCGGCGACCGGTCGCTTTGGGGAACCAGTAATAGATCGCGGCAAAGAACGGGAAGACAAATCCGCCGAAAATCGTATCGTGGAAGTGGCCTACGATGAAGTAGGTATCGTGTAAGTGCAAGTCAACAGAGACTGTAGCATTTGGGGGACCTGTCAAACCACCAAGCAAGAAGACGAAGATGGCTCCCACCACGAACAACATCGGTGTAGGAAGTGTGATCTTGCCCTTCCAAATCGTGGCAACCCACGAGAAGAACTTTACACCAGTAGGAACGGCCACAAGCAATGTACTGTACATGAACGGCACACGCAGGTATTCATTCATGCCGGAAGTAAACATATGATGCGCCCACACTACAAAGCCGACCAGCGCAATACCAAGTGACGACATGGCAATCCAGCGATATCCGAACAATGGCTTGCGGACGAAGACCGGTAAAAACTCCGAGATGATACCCAAGCCGGGGAGCACGAACACGTACACAGCTGGGTGCGAGTAGAACCAGAAAAGATGTTGGAAGAGAACAGGATTGCCGCCCTTCGCAGGATCAAAGAAGCCCATTCCCAACAGACGCTGGAACATCACCAACTGGAACGCAAGACCGATCAACTGAGTAGCGGTCAACGCGATGATTGACGTGGCAACGGACGCCCAAACAAAAATGGGCAAACGCCAAGCAGTCATGCCTTTGGCACGCATACGGATCACGGTTGCGATCACATTCAACGCACCTAAGATGGACGACCAACCCGCAGTGAACACACCGAGGAAGAACATTTGCATGCCAACCGGAGCTTTAGCGGAAAGCGGAGGATAACCCGTCCAGCCTGTGTCAAAACCGCCAAGCACGAGGCTCATCAACAAGAGCACTGTCGCAGGAACAGAGACCCAGTAGGCAAATGCATTCATGCGTGGGAAGGCCATATCATGCGCGCCGACCAACAGCGGAACAGCAAAGTTGATGATACCGGAGATGCCCAGCAAGATCGAAACGATCATGATCATGCCGTGCAGGGACATCAATGTATTGTAAAGTTGCGGTCCGTTCTGGCCGAAGAGACTCATATCCACGTTCAGGAACTGCAAGCCAGAAGCGGCAAGCTCGGTGCGGAATATCAAGGCGAATAAACCACCGACCGAGATCAGGAACAAAGCTGTGATCGTGTATTGAATACCGATCACTTTATGGTCGAGGGAAACGCCAAAATACTTTTCCCAACCCGGCACATCTTCATGATGTTCAAGCGTATCAATACCACGTGCCCACTTGACCCAGTCATCCATCACACCTACACCGAACAGGAAGGAAACTGCGCCCACGATGCCACCGAACACCCAAGCAGGTTCTACAAAGAAGAAACCGCCAAACAAACTCTTAACAAAGGCAATTAGGTCTGCCGGAATCCCATCACGGACAAGGAATATCACAGCACGAATGACCGTAACAGTCAAGCCGCCAATCAACGTACCCAAGATCTGGTAAACCAGCCCACGCGTGATGCCACGGTAACCATAGATCCCAAAGAAGAATGCCGTAAAGGCAAAGAGGATCGTGAACGCCGATGGGACAGAACCAGAAAAATGCGGTTTTCCAGTCACGCCCCAATCAAGTAGAAGCCCAAAGCCATACCCCACCACCCGGCAATCAGCAGAAACAGCAAACCAGTTCCTACAGAAAGTTTTCTTTTCATAATTCTATTTTCCTCCGCCAATTATTTCAGCGTCTTTATATAAGCAATGATGTCAGCGATCTGCTCATCCGTAAGGTTGAACTGGATCATTTGCTGGTTTTCATAACCAGATACGATCTTGGCCTGAGGCGCTTTGATCGATTCGGCCAGATAGGCATCATCTGCTTCCACAGAGGAGCCGTCGGACAATTTAACTGGTTCACCAGCCAGCCCAAGCCATGTGGGGCCAATGCCCGTAGTGCCATCCACCGAGTGACATGCCGCACATCCATTTGCCGCCACCAAAGCCTTACCACGTCCTTCCGGAGTTTGAGCCGCTTCAGCCGCAAGAACTGCCTGCTCACCCATCCACGTGTCGAAGTCGGCTTGCGATGAGACGATCACCGGTTTTTCCATGTAAGCATGAGATGTACCGCATAACTCGGCACAACGCACTGCATAGGTGCCGATCAGTGTCGGTGTGACGCGAAGTTCGGTTGTACGACCAGGCACGAGGTCCTGCTTGACGCGGAATTCAGGAACCCAAAATGAATGAATGACATCCCGGGATGTCATCTTCAAAAGAACCTGTTTTCCCACCGGAACATGTAATTCATCTGAGATCACACCGGTATCAGGATATTCAAATCGCCACGTCCACTGACTGCCCGTCACATTGACGACCAACGCATTGGGATCAGAAACACGTGTTTGCGCGAGATTACCCGCCCCGATATACGCCATAATCACTACTACGACCAATGGCAGAACTGTCCAGGCGATCTCAAGATTGGTATTCCCTTCAAAGTGTTCGCCTTCCCCAGTTTCCCCTTTACGTCTTCGAAAAACTACGAAGCTGTAAATCATGGGGACAACAATGAGAGCAAAAAGGAAGGACATCGCTTTGATCTGCAGATCCCAAAGCCAATCGATCGGTACAGCTTGAGCGCTTGCTTCGATTGGCATCAACCCCGCCGCACTCAAACCCATATACGTGAGAACCCCCGCTACAAGGACCAAAATTCCCACAATCACAAAATGTCGCATACGTACTCTCTCCTAATACAAAATCGAACGGGGACCTCCCTCGTCCATAACCGCTCTAATTTACCAAATTTTCCTATATTTGTCACGAATATTAATGGAAATAAAGCCGCTTCTTACTCAACCGATAATTGATTCGACCTAAGAAGCCTCATTAAACGCTGAAAGCACTTCATTACTATGCTCAGCGGGACGTACGTTCTCAAACACCTTGACGATGGTTCCGTTACCATCGATCAGGAAAGTTGTTCGCAAAACACCTTCGTATGCTTTCCCCATGAATTTCTTTGGGCCCCACACTTGATATTGATCACAGACCTTATGGCCTTCATCTGACAACAGAGGAAAAGGAAGGTCAAATTTTTTCTTGAACTTAACATGAGATGCCACATTATCTGGGCTGACACCTAAAATAACGACATTGGCTTTCTCGTATGCAGAATAATCGTCACGGAAGTTGCAGGCTTCTGTCGTACACCCTGGAGTGTCATCTTTGGGATAGAAATACAATACAACGTTCTTTCCGCGAAAGTCGGAAAGCTTGCGAAGCGTATTTGTATCATCGTACATTTCAAACTCAGGGGCAGGTATTCCGGACGAAATTGGCATAGTCTATCTCCTTTGGTCAGGCCGCTATTATACTCCGCAGATCAGCGAACAACAAAAAACCGCCGAATTTCTTCGACGGTTTTAATCTCGTTATAGAGACATCTATGTAAGCATATTTGCCTTTTCAAAGCTTCTTCCAAAGAATCGATCGTGGCAGGTTTAATGATCATGGCAGTAGCGCCCAACTTCATCACTTTGTTGCGCGTCTCAGGCTGATCATCTGATGTGATAACGAAGACCGGCACAGATGTCAGCCGTGGTTCGCGTCGAAGAAAGGAAAGCACTTCAGTTCCATCTACACCGGGCATGTTAATATCGAGGGTTATAAACTGCGGTGTAAAACCTGTTCCCAAGACAGACATGGCCGCACTCGAACCATAAGCCACGCGTACTTTGAGTCCCAGCACACCTAACATTTGCACCAATGCATCGGCCGTTTGCCGGTTATCGTCAATTACTAAACCTTCAGTCATTTAATCCTCCAAAATTATTGTGCCCATCACAGACACATCATATCCCGTCAGTTGAGAGACGGCTTTTCGGAATGCTGAGTCAGCTAAAAGTCCGAAAAGAGGCGTGAGCAATTCATCATCCGCAAATTGTTTCGGGATCACCAGATCATAGCGCTCCTGAAAGAGCGGGATGAAGTCCAGATCCAAAGCCTGTGCGGCGGCGGCAATTCCGAGGCCACAATCGGCGCGGCCTGATGCCACAGAGGCCGCAACACCAAGATGAGTATACTCTTCCTGCAAGTAGCCTTCAATGGAGTTTGAGGATATTGTCATCAAATTCAAATGATAATCAAGTAGGACGCGCGTACCAGCACCGCGCTGTCGGTTCACAAATTGGACCTCGGGCCTGATGAGGTCACTCAAGGCGTTGATTCGCTTTGGGTTTCCTTTGCTCACGATCAAACCCTGTTCACGCCCCACCAGCGCAACAACCGTAACCGGTATGTTCGGCATGTACTGACGAATGTAGGAAATGTTATATTCGCCCGTTTCAGGATTCAATAAATGCGACCCGGCAAAATGCGCCTCGCCCCGGCGAAGTGCGATCAACCCACCCTGTGAGCCGACATTCGCAGAGGCAAGCCTGCGATCACGCTCAGCAAGGAATTGTGCCATGAGGTCGAGCGTGAGATCGTGCGAACCAATGGCAAGGATCGTCCGTTCGATCTCTGCTTTGCTTCTATATAAACGGACTTGCACCTTCTCGCCCGCTTCCATGCCTTGTGTGCCGCTTGGAATGAGCGCCAACCCATCCGCCTGCACAAGTGACGTGATGACTCCCGCTCCGCGTGATAAAGGTGCGGCGAGAAGTTTATCGCCCACTTTACCGACAGCGACTCTTACAAAGTCATCATCGCCCGCAGGCGAGACGATCTTGCGCGTGAGCAATGCAGTTTCTGTTGCCAGTTCATTTGGTCTGCGCCCAAGCCATGTTGCAATGAGAGGCTCAACAAAAATATCAATAGTCAGCGCGGCAGAGACGGGATAACCGGGGACACCAACAATCGGGACGATGGACGATGGACCGTTGACCATGGTCTGTCGTCTACGGTCTATCGTCCCAAGAATGACTGGATGCCCCGGGCGAACGGCAACACCATGCACCAAAAGCGTTCCAAGGCTTTCAACAACCTTCGCAGAGAAATCTTCCGCGCCTGCTGAGGAACCTGCATTGAGTAGAACCAGATCATGTTCCTGCGCGGCTTCTTCCACACGTTGACAGATCAAGCCGAAATCATCTTTAGTGATAGGGTATCGCGTCGGCTCGCCACCCATCGCTTTGACTTGCGCCGCAAGGACGAGTGAGTTGTATTCGAGAATATCTCCCGCTTTGAGTTTGCTACCGATGGGAACGAGTTCTGTTCCCGTAGGCAGAATTGCCACTTTCGGTTTTCGCGCGACGTTGATTTCCTGATGTCCCGCCGCGGCGATGGCACCCAAATCTGCTGGTTTGAGAATGTGACCAGCGGACAAAACCAATTGTGTAGCGACAATATCCTCACCAAGCGGACGGACATGACTCCAGGGTGCGACCGAAGCGCGGATACGGATCGAAGCAGGGTCACGGATTTCTTTAGTGATATTCCCATGCTCATCGAGCGATTCAACATTTTCAATAGGAATGACGGCATTTGCCCAACCCGGCAACGGATCACCGGTATCCACATATTCAGCATCACTTCCCAGTTCAAGCGTTACCGGCGTGGACGGCATCGCTCCATTCGTCTTCACCGCGCGGACGGCAAACCCGTCCATGGCGGAGGCGTGATAATGCGGCGAAGACATCTTTGCCCAAACTGGTTCGGATGTGACACGCCCCAATGCATTTTCGTTGAGAGGGATCACTTCTGCGCCAAGCACACGCCACAAGTCTGCATCTTGAAGGGCTTGCTTCAAGCGTGCTTGAGCTTGGGAGAGAGGGATGTCGTGGAGGTAAACAGACATTTATCCCCCACCCTGGCCCTCCCCCAACATGGGGGAGGGGATTAGAGAGCTTTGTTTAATCTCATGGACTTTTGTACGAATCATATTCAGAGCCAGTGGCAAATTATTTTCAGGGATTTCTGTTTTAATTCTAAAAACGATCAAGCCCAAAGCCTCAAGGATTTCTTGTCTTGCTTCATCTACTTCTTTTTGTTGGTCATGAATAAGACCATCCACTTCTACTACAAGACGATAAACAGAATTATAGAAATCCACAACAAAATATCCAACAGGTTGTTGGCGTCGAAACTTTATGCCGTCCAGCT
Proteins encoded in this window:
- a CDS encoding SURF1 family protein, encoding MLLLKMFSRKWLFTTILVFLGTAVCARLGIWQLDRLDQRRAFNAQVESMRAMPLLDLDSAGSDAIETMEWRAVSFTGEYDFENQVALRNQYNGNEYGYHLLTPLLSNGTAVFVDRGWIPADGNSAPADWRKYDEPGVVTVTGQMRLGQTKPAFGGVADALPADGSPLWVWNNGDIEKIAPQMPYPILKIYVQPNVEEADTVPPIPSQPVIELTEGPHMGYALQWFTFATILFVGYPFYLRKQE
- a CDS encoding molybdopterin biosynthesis protein, whose protein sequence is MSVYLHDIPLSQAQARLKQALQDADLWRVLGAEVIPLNENALGRVTSEPVWAKMSSPHYHASAMDGFAVRAVKTNGAMPSTPVTLELGSDAEYVDTGDPLPGWANAVIPIENVESLDEHGNITKEIRDPASIRIRASVAPWSHVRPLGEDIVATQLVLSAGHILKPADLGAIAAAGHQEINVARKPKVAILPTGTELVPIGSKLKAGDILEYNSLVLAAQVKAMGGEPTRYPITKDDFGLICQRVEEAAQEHDLVLLNAGSSAGAEDFSAKVVESLGTLLVHGVAVRPGHPVILGTIDRRRQTMVNGPSSIVPIVGVPGYPVSAALTIDIFVEPLIATWLGRRPNELATETALLTRKIVSPAGDDDFVRVAVGKVGDKLLAAPLSRGAGVITSLVQADGLALIPSGTQGMEAGEKVQVRLYRSKAEIERTILAIGSHDLTLDLMAQFLAERDRRLASANVGSQGGLIALRRGEAHFAGSHLLNPETGEYNISYIRQYMPNIPVTVVALVGREQGLIVSKGNPKRINALSDLIRPEVQFVNRQRGAGTRVLLDYHLNLMTISSNSIEGYLQEEYTHLGVAASVASGRADCGLGIAAAAQALDLDFIPLFQERYDLVIPKQFADDELLTPLFGLLADSAFRKAVSQLTGYDVSVMGTIILED
- a CDS encoding response regulator; translated protein: MTEGLVIDDNRQTADALVQMLGVLGLKVRVAYGSSAAMSVLGTGFTPQFITLDINMPGVDGTEVLSFLRREPRLTSVPVFVITSDDQPETRNKVMKLGATAMIIKPATIDSLEEALKRQICLHRCLYNEIKTVEEIRRFFVVR
- a CDS encoding heme-copper oxidase subunit III, whose translation is MLGQGVLIFVYLGILTLLEFGIAVTFDSVTVLVLVALVKAGLVVYYYMHVYQLSTDSEGDHDSYEYKTGTNRLGLWLFLVSDAFVFAGLLVMRMNLLGLTRPNLNQTLGLVVTGVLLVSSFFMNRGETMMKNGDRQGFLNSTLITFILGLGFLIGVIFVEWRLAAHEGLTPSSSTAGAAFYMMTGMHAFHVFTGLVFLAIVWLNGRKGLYDEKHYPVEAATIYWHFIDVVWIFFYPALYLIGKVLV
- a CDS encoding cbb3-type cytochrome c oxidase subunit I, which encodes MDDWVKWARGIDTLEHHEDVPGWEKYFGVSLDHKVIGIQYTITALFLISVGGLFALIFRTELAASGLQFLNVDMSLFGQNGPQLYNTLMSLHGMIMIVSILLGISGIINFAVPLLVGAHDMAFPRMNAFAYWVSVPATVLLLMSLVLGGFDTGWTGYPPLSAKAPVGMQMFFLGVFTAGWSSILGALNVIATVIRMRAKGMTAWRLPIFVWASVATSIIALTATQLIGLAFQLVMFQRLLGMGFFDPAKGGNPVLFQHLFWFYSHPAVYVFVLPGLGIISEFLPVFVRKPLFGYRWIAMSSLGIALVGFVVWAHHMFTSGMNEYLRVPFMYSTLLVAVPTGVKFFSWVATIWKGKITLPTPMLFVVGAIFVFLLGGLTGPPNATVSVDLHLHDTYFIVGHFHDTIFGGFVFPFFAAIYYWFPKATGRRMNEFWGKVHFWLMTPSFLFLTFGMMRIGLLGMRRRIADYDPALGFDFTHLLLTIFAFGIALSVLIFFINFFNSIKNGEKAEGNIWNSRSPEWQVPSPMPVHNYDVPFEVVGEPYDYGLPGSKYVEFISADGGKKH
- the coxB gene encoding cytochrome c oxidase subunit II — protein: MRHFVIVGILVLVAGVLTYMGLSAAGLMPIEASAQAVPIDWLWDLQIKAMSFLFALIVVPMIYSFVVFRRRKGETGEGEHFEGNTNLEIAWTVLPLVVVVIMAYIGAGNLAQTRVSDPNALVVNVTGSQWTWRFEYPDTGVISDELHVPVGKQVLLKMTSRDVIHSFWVPEFRVKQDLVPGRTTELRVTPTLIGTYAVRCAELCGTSHAYMEKPVIVSSQADFDTWMGEQAVLAAEAAQTPEGRGKALVAANGCAACHSVDGTTGIGPTWLGLAGEPVKLSDGSSVEADDAYLAESIKAPQAKIVSGYENQQMIQFNLTDEQIADIIAYIKTLK
- the bcp gene encoding thioredoxin-dependent thiol peroxidase yields the protein MPISSGIPAPEFEMYDDTNTLRKLSDFRGKNVVLYFYPKDDTPGCTTEACNFRDDYSAYEKANVVILGVSPDNVASHVKFKKKFDLPFPLLSDEGHKVCDQYQVWGPKKFMGKAYEGVLRTTFLIDGNGTIVKVFENVRPAEHSNEVLSAFNEAS
- a CDS encoding SCO family protein; translated protein: MDRKTLLVGLAVFLLIGLTIVGVTVFGKPDLFRGTTYGEPYPVAPEFTLVQENGTSLQLSAMRGKIVILFFGYTSCPDVCPTTLAELNQALGLLSKDDAEQVQVVFVTVDPQRDTPQRVQEYVNHFNSSFIGLSGTEDELSKTWKAYGVFREVVDSPSAAGYLVNHTARTTTIDRDGHMRVSYIFGTPVDDIVHDLNLLLQEGK
- a CDS encoding endonuclease domain-containing protein translates to MIEIAREFRKEPTEGERILWNALRGKKLDGIKFRRQQPVGYFVVDFYNSVYRLVVEVDGLIHDQQKEVDEARQEILEALGLIVFRIKTEIPENNLPLALNMIRTKVHEIKQSSLIPSPMLGEGQGGG